One window from the genome of Cryptomeria japonica chromosome 6, Sugi_1.0, whole genome shotgun sequence encodes:
- the LOC131077461 gene encoding cytochrome P450 76T24, translating into MDIPPLSWSSLLLSAASFVLFFLWRRETKTKLLLPPGPPGWPIVGNLFQLGRRPHESLYDLSLKYGPLVSLRLGMKTVVVVLSPAMAKEIFKTHDNIFAGRPVMETFRSLSHDKSSLVWGDYGPYWRNLRRISTVELFSPKRIEALEHLRRDQVFRTIRLVFEDKGKVVDLGRTVFCTSLNLLGNMIFGTNVCDPRNPVSAELKYTIWELMKLLVMPNLADLFPFLRFLDPQGVSRQMAGYFKLLYDFSETFIQKRLAATSKCVDLNDSDKDFLDALLDSRTEDFTLVGIRALIAELFAAGTESSTTTIEWAMVEFIRNPQKLNRVRQELDEVVGCKRRVEESDVDRLPYLHAALKESFRLHPPAPMLLPHRAESSCEIGGFVIPKHTQVMVNVWAIGRDPSIWNNPSEFMPERFLEGENSKIDYRGHDFELIPFGAGRRICPALPLASRMVAFVLASLLHSFQWKLPDGMRVTDMTDEFGVTFKQLHAIPVPRLPDNLY; encoded by the exons ATGGATATTCCACCGCTTTCTTGGTCCTCTCTGCTCCTTTCTGCTGCTTCATTTGTTCTCTTCTTTCTATGGAGAAGGGAGACCAAGACAAAGCTTCTTCTTCCCCCTGGACCTCCTGGTTGGCCTATTGTGGGAAACCTCTTTCAGCTGGGAAGGAGACCTCACGAATCTCTGTATGACCTCTCTCTCAAATACGGCCCACTCGTGTCTCTCCGTCTGGGCATGAAAACAGTAGTGGTGGTCTTATCTCCTGCCATGGCTAAGGAGATCTTCAAAACACACGACAATATCTTCGCTGGACGACCTGTGATGGAAACATTCAGGTCTCTTTCCCATGACAAGTCCTCGCTAGTTTGGGGTGACTACGGCCCTTACTGGCGCAATCTCCGACGCATTTCAACTGTTGAGCTTTTCAGCCCCAAACGAATCGAAGCTCTGGAACATCTCAGAAGAGATCAAGTATTTCGCACCATTCGACTCGTATTCGAGGACAAGGGAAAGGTTGTGGACCTCGGGAGGACGGTATTCTGCACGTCTCTGAATTTGTTAGGCAACATGATCTTCGGCACAAACGTCTGCGATCCACGCAATCCAGTTTCTGCGGAGCTCAAATATACCATCTGGGAATTAATGAAGCTCCTCGTAATGCCCAATCTGGCGGACCTTTTTCCGTTTCTCCGGTTCCTCGACCCCCAGGGTGTGTCTCGTCAGATGGCCGGGTATTTCAAGCTATTGTATGACTTTTCTGAAACGTTCATACAGAAAAGGCTCGCCGCCACCAGCAAATGCGTTGATCTTAACGATTCCGACAAGGATTTTCTGGATGCTCTGCTGGATTCCAGAACTGAAGATTTCACTCTCGTTGGTATTCGAGCTTTAATAGCT GAATTGTTTGCTGCCGGTACTGAATCGAGCACTACCACAATAGAATGGGCCATGGTAGAATTCATTCGCAATCCGCAAAAACTGAACCGAGTCAGACAGGAATTGGATGAAGTGGTTGGTTGCAAGAGAAGAGTGGAAGAATCTGATGTTGATCGTCTGCCTTATCTCCATGCAGCTCTGAAGGAATCATTCCGATTGCACCCGCCGGCTCCCATGTTGCTCCCCCACAGAGCCGAAAGCTCCTGCGAGATCGGGGGATTTGTGATACCCAAACACACCCAGGTAATGGTGAACGTTTGGGCTATTGGGAGAGACCCTTCGATTTGGAACAATCCTTCTGAATTCATGCCCGAGAGATTTCTGGAGGGCGAGAATAGCAAGATAGATTACAGGGGACATGACTTCGAGCTGATTCCATTCGGAGCAGGAAGAAGAATTTGTCCGGCGCTTCCATTGGCAAGCCGGATGGTTGCTTTTGTTTTGGCTTCTTTGCTTCATTCGTTTCAGTGGAAACTTCCGGATGGGATGAGAGTAACAGATATGACGGACGAGTTTGGAGTTACTTTTAAACAGTTACATGCAATTCCCGTACCACGTCTTCCAGATAATCTTTACTAG